The DNA region TGGATGAATTGGACTGGCGGCAATCAATCCAAGCACCGCTCAGGCAAACGTAATCGCAGTGGCAATCGTTCGAATAACCGATCCGGTAAGCGCAATCGCAGTGGCAAGCAAAGAAGCGGAGGCGAATAATAATCCGCAGGACAGGGGCATAGCCTAACCAGCCATCTTCGACTCACCCATGAGTGAAACAAACAAGCATTCCCCCGATTGAGCACTTCTGAATGAGCATTGGCTGCACAGTCATCCAATGCTCCATTCAGGGGGTTTTTAAATATCCCGCTTAAAAAGTTGTGCAATCTGCACGTTAAAGTTCGATACCAACAATATATGCAGGCGCATGGTGTTGGTGATTCCGAAAGCTTTGCATGAATGCATGCCGGAAAGCTGTAAGATTAGGATTTTTAGAAGAGGAGGGAAGAGATGGAATCACTGCGTTCACTGATCGGCAAACGTGTTGAACTGGAGCTTTCGGGTTGTAAGCCATTGCTTCATGGCGAATTCATTGATATGGGAAGCGATGTTCTCGTTTTATATTCCAAGTCGAAATATATTTATACGCCGATCCATCATTTGCAGCATTTAAGGCTATATGAAGAGCTGGATAATCCCCCAATGGACAGCGGTCCCGATTCGAAATTAGACCTCGCCAATATTTCCTATCGCAAAATATTGATGAATTCCAGGGGCGTCTTTACTGAGATCTACCTGGGAGGTTCTCAATCATTGCATGGTTATGTGACAAGTATTATGAATGACTATTTTGTATATCACTCGCCGATGCATCAGACGGTTTATATTCCAGTTAACCACGTCAAATATTTGATACCCTATCCTCCAA from Paenibacillus ihbetae includes:
- a CDS encoding DUF2642 domain-containing protein, translated to MESLRSLIGKRVELELSGCKPLLHGEFIDMGSDVLVLYSKSKYIYTPIHHLQHLRLYEELDNPPMDSGPDSKLDLANISYRKILMNSRGVFTEIYLGGSQSLHGYVTSIMNDYFVYHSPMHQTVYIPVNHVKYLIPYPPNTTPYSLDQKHFPVQPSVVALSRTMDQLLKKLEGQLVVFDLGEHPYKKGLLKSVDDKIVQLVLAGGNDNFLHLDHIKSIQLP